One window of the Marinifilum sp. JC120 genome contains the following:
- a CDS encoding radical SAM protein, which translates to MAAKKKPRPLLVFADEDGKIYDHPELEMMCRRGDELFQPKPEEYIPLPPDSEFFLLPGRYPIGLDPETGEVVEMEGTAVTAFPCPGHTLTGLAAYGNTEDAPVLPMFSYGAVGYANGKFWVTAKQVDEDKRQVFTKIPNKKIDAGAHRMMKEFPENRLVSHLCGCALTYGCPAAKNLALGRFEAPLPTARTCNARCIGCISEQPEDSGFPSPQERIKFTPTAQEITEVMHYHLKRERKPVFSFGQGCEGEPLTEHVLLAEAIKKFRDEGGIGTVNINTNGSITESMEPLAEAGLNSIRVSLNSLREPVYNAYYRPKGYKFDDVVATIAKAKELGLHVSLNYLYFPGISDTEFEVSALIEIAKQTKFDFIQLRNLNIDPDLYMELMEPHEFGPGMGFVNFRKRIKTECPWVGFGYFNPYLGDGVKKD; encoded by the coding sequence ATGGCTGCTAAAAAAAAACCACGTCCGCTACTCGTCTTTGCAGATGAGGACGGAAAAATATATGATCATCCTGAACTTGAAATGATGTGCCGCCGGGGTGATGAACTCTTCCAGCCCAAGCCCGAAGAATACATTCCCCTGCCCCCGGACAGTGAGTTTTTCCTGCTACCGGGACGTTACCCTATCGGCCTTGACCCGGAAACCGGAGAAGTGGTCGAAATGGAAGGCACTGCTGTTACAGCCTTTCCCTGTCCCGGACATACCCTTACCGGGCTTGCCGCCTATGGCAACACCGAAGATGCACCGGTACTGCCCATGTTTTCTTACGGCGCAGTAGGTTATGCCAATGGAAAATTTTGGGTTACCGCAAAACAGGTGGACGAGGACAAACGTCAGGTCTTCACCAAAATTCCCAACAAAAAAATCGATGCCGGTGCCCACCGCATGATGAAGGAATTTCCTGAGAACAGGCTGGTCAGCCATCTGTGTGGATGCGCCCTCACTTACGGCTGTCCTGCGGCAAAGAACCTCGCTCTCGGCCGTTTTGAGGCTCCCCTGCCCACAGCCAGAACCTGCAACGCCCGCTGTATCGGCTGTATTTCCGAACAGCCCGAAGATTCCGGTTTTCCATCACCGCAGGAACGCATCAAGTTCACCCCCACTGCCCAGGAAATCACCGAGGTCATGCACTACCACCTCAAGCGTGAACGCAAGCCCGTTTTTTCTTTCGGGCAGGGCTGTGAAGGCGAGCCACTCACCGAGCATGTATTGCTTGCCGAGGCGATCAAAAAATTTCGCGACGAAGGCGGAATCGGGACCGTAAACATCAACACCAACGGCTCCATCACCGAATCAATGGAACCGCTGGCTGAAGCTGGGCTCAACTCTATCAGGGTCAGCCTGAACAGTTTACGTGAACCTGTTTACAATGCCTACTACCGTCCCAAGGGCTACAAATTTGACGATGTTGTGGCAACCATTGCCAAAGCCAAAGAACTGGGGCTGCACGTATCTCTGAACTATCTCTATTTTCCCGGTATCAGCGATACTGAATTTGAAGTCAGTGCGCTCATTGAAATAGCCAAGCAGACCAAATTCGATTTCATCCAGCTACGCAACCTGAACATCGACCCCGACCTGTACATGGAGCTTATGGAGCCACATGAATTCGGTCCGGGCATGGGATTCGTGAATTTCCGCAAACGGATTAAGACCGAATGTCCATGGGTCGGATTCGGATACTTCAACCCCTATCTTGGGGATGGAGTGAAGAAGGATTAG
- a CDS encoding YdiU family protein, with protein MPFDNSYGRLDSKFYQRINPTPVKHPRLILVNRELAGEMEFPLPEADSELAQLFSGNKMPQGSDPLAQVYAGHQFGNFVPRLGDGRAVLLGEFINSNGQRYDIQLKGAGQTMYSRNGDGRSPLGPVIREYIVSEAMFRLGIPTTRALAMVSSGEKVFREEEFPGAVFTRVASSHIRIGSFEYYAARNDHEGIKTLADYAIDRHYPELKDVRNPYAAFLGRVCSVQARLVAKWMRVGFIHGVMNTDNTTISGETIDYGPCAFMDGYDPATVFSSIDHYGRYAYARQPSIAQWNLAGQGGCLLPLIHKDPDVAKVRAEEIVQGFGAEFRNHYFSEMCSKIGLPPKERSHELLDNFLQIMQESKTDFTLSFRMLSKAVLGETNPLLELFSDQAKIMDWLDKWKNELTWQNINSKEAAQTMDRNNPAFIPRNHRVEQAITAAVKQNDFEPTKKLINILRHPYEDQPENVEYTTPPKPTERVYQTFCGT; from the coding sequence ATGCCTTTTGATAACAGCTATGGACGGCTGGATAGTAAATTCTACCAGCGCATAAATCCCACCCCGGTAAAGCACCCCCGGCTCATACTCGTGAACCGAGAACTTGCCGGGGAAATGGAATTCCCATTGCCGGAAGCAGATTCTGAACTTGCACAGCTCTTCTCCGGCAACAAAATGCCGCAGGGATCAGATCCGCTGGCTCAAGTTTATGCCGGACATCAATTCGGCAATTTCGTGCCCCGTTTGGGTGACGGACGCGCTGTCCTGCTCGGCGAATTCATCAACAGCAACGGCCAGCGCTACGATATCCAGCTCAAAGGGGCTGGCCAAACCATGTATTCGCGTAATGGTGATGGCCGCTCCCCGCTTGGCCCGGTTATCCGCGAATACATTGTCAGCGAAGCTATGTTTCGGCTGGGTATTCCTACCACCCGCGCCCTTGCCATGGTTTCCAGCGGAGAAAAAGTCTTCCGTGAAGAGGAATTTCCCGGCGCGGTCTTCACCCGTGTTGCCTCCAGTCACATCAGGATCGGCAGCTTTGAGTATTATGCCGCCCGTAACGATCACGAAGGCATAAAAACACTGGCCGATTACGCCATAGACCGCCATTATCCGGAACTTAAAGATGTGAGGAATCCCTATGCGGCATTCCTCGGCAGGGTCTGCTCTGTTCAAGCACGACTGGTAGCAAAATGGATGCGGGTCGGGTTCATCCACGGTGTCATGAATACCGATAACACCACAATTTCCGGTGAGACCATTGATTACGGTCCCTGCGCTTTCATGGACGGTTATGATCCGGCAACAGTATTCAGTTCCATCGACCATTACGGCAGGTATGCATACGCACGCCAACCGTCCATTGCCCAGTGGAATCTGGCCGGGCAGGGCGGATGTCTGCTTCCCCTAATCCACAAGGACCCGGATGTAGCCAAAGTCCGCGCGGAAGAAATAGTGCAGGGATTCGGAGCTGAATTCAGAAACCACTACTTTTCTGAAATGTGCAGCAAGATAGGTCTTCCCCCGAAAGAGCGCAGCCATGAACTGCTTGATAATTTTTTGCAGATTATGCAGGAGTCCAAAACAGACTTCACCCTCAGCTTTCGGATGCTGAGTAAAGCCGTTTTAGGTGAAACAAATCCGCTGCTTGAACTTTTTAGCGATCAAGCCAAGATCATGGACTGGCTGGATAAATGGAAAAATGAACTGACCTGGCAAAACATCAATAGCAAAGAAGCAGCCCAAACCATGGACCGCAACAATCCGGCCTTTATTCCCCGCAACCACCGCGTGGAGCAGGCAATCACCGCCGCAGTAAAGCAAAATGATTTCGAACCGACTAAAAAACTCATCAACATTCTGCGCCATCCTTACGAAGATCAGCCGGAGAACGTTGAATATACGACTCCGCCGAAACCAACAGAGCGGGTTTACCAGACATTTTGTGGCACTTAA
- a CDS encoding sensor histidine kinase: MPHSCHSDENAKLNILITGKSPIIHTLMPVLHDFGHAVSITLSPRETLFTYASQQPDLVIMAEQDETCQTFSSIREVNEEAEALFIIDTAKPESFEPLFDFSNISFLPSSAPKEKLLTFINNFQAQHVRKKKHEEDAKLFGLIMQSLPFPALLISTKTEKTILANKAAHDQLPVFEYEQAPPFMSALSGEVRQNLFSDLESYHLHYLKSVNAYERFWDLTIDQVAPSIFMLLAVDVTEQRQQLQLREEMERIARHDLRSPTANIVGMSRILETEAGLADEFQQLAEIVRKTSERMIRQIDTSLTLIRLETGSLKADAHPFNLYSAISAATGDLSQLVEDKQLTITSLLDGEPLTEECSIVCYGEASLIITMFSNLLKNAAEAAPENSTITINITENSRFITTKIHNFGEIPVSIRDTFFDRYTTYGKKKGTGLGTYSARLIASGSGGDISFTTSEEKGTTLITTIPKPPIK; the protein is encoded by the coding sequence ATGCCGCACTCATGCCATAGTGATGAAAATGCGAAGCTGAACATCCTGATTACCGGGAAAAGCCCGATAATCCATACCCTCATGCCCGTTCTGCACGATTTCGGACATGCGGTATCCATAACCCTCTCCCCAAGAGAAACCCTCTTCACCTATGCCAGCCAGCAACCGGATCTGGTTATCATGGCCGAGCAGGACGAAACCTGCCAGACCTTCTCCAGCATCCGCGAGGTAAACGAAGAAGCCGAAGCCCTTTTCATCATTGACACCGCAAAGCCGGAATCTTTTGAACCGCTTTTTGATTTCAGCAACATTTCCTTTTTGCCTTCCTCTGCACCTAAAGAGAAGCTGCTCACATTCATCAACAACTTTCAGGCCCAGCATGTCCGTAAAAAAAAGCATGAGGAGGACGCCAAGCTCTTCGGCCTGATCATGCAGAGCCTGCCTTTTCCTGCACTTTTGATAAGTACCAAAACCGAGAAAACCATCCTCGCCAACAAGGCCGCTCATGACCAGCTCCCGGTTTTTGAATATGAACAGGCTCCGCCTTTCATGTCTGCACTTTCCGGTGAAGTGCGCCAGAATCTTTTTTCAGATCTGGAATCCTACCATCTCCACTACCTGAAATCAGTCAATGCCTACGAAAGGTTCTGGGATCTGACAATAGATCAGGTAGCCCCCTCAATTTTCATGCTGCTTGCCGTGGATGTCACCGAGCAACGCCAGCAGCTGCAACTGCGCGAAGAGATGGAACGCATTGCACGACACGACCTGCGCTCCCCCACAGCCAATATTGTAGGAATGTCCCGCATCCTTGAAACCGAAGCAGGACTTGCTGATGAATTCCAGCAGTTGGCCGAAATAGTGCGCAAGACCAGTGAACGCATGATCCGCCAGATCGACACTTCTCTGACCCTGATCCGCTTGGAAACAGGCTCACTCAAGGCGGACGCCCACCCCTTCAACCTCTATAGTGCCATAAGTGCCGCGACAGGTGACTTAAGCCAGTTGGTAGAGGATAAACAGCTGACAATTACCAGTCTGCTGGACGGGGAACCGCTCACCGAAGAATGCTCTATTGTCTGCTACGGCGAAGCTTCGCTGATTATCACAATGTTTTCCAATCTGCTGAAGAACGCAGCAGAAGCTGCTCCTGAAAACTCTACAATTACCATCAACATCACTGAAAACAGCCGCTTTATCACCACCAAGATACATAACTTCGGCGAAATCCCGGTCAGCATCCGTGATACCTTTTTTGACCGCTACACCACCTACGGAAAGAAAAAGGGAACCGGGCTTGGAACCTACAGCGCAAGACTCATCGCCAGCGGGTCCGGTGGAGATATTTCATTCACAACTTCTGAAGAAAAGGGTACGACCCTGATCACAACAATCCCGAAACCACCAATTAAATAA
- a CDS encoding phosphoribosylformylglycinamidine cyclo-ligase, with translation MASRSDAYKAAGVDIDAANDFIGRIKGMVGSTFTKGVVTDIGGFGGLFKLDLTQMEEPVLVAGADGVGTKLKLAFAVDKHDTIGIDLVAMSVNDILVQGAKPLFFLDYFATGKLESGVAEEVIAGVVEGCKQSGCALLGGETAEMPGFYADGEYDLSGFCVGMVDNTKIVDGSSITIGDSIIGLESSGIHSNGYSLVRKIFDESGLKADDLLPGTDRKIGEALLTPTRIYVDAVHNLSRDIEIKGMVHVTGGGFYDNVPRILPKQVTAEINFNSWEVSPVFNWLKEQGDLSWPEMLQIFNTGIGYILVVAKDREEDVLNRLAGMKLNSWKIGEITRRDGDSEQVKVNF, from the coding sequence ATGGCAAGTCGTTCTGATGCATATAAAGCCGCCGGTGTAGATATCGACGCGGCTAATGATTTTATTGGTCGCATTAAAGGTATGGTGGGTTCCACTTTCACCAAGGGTGTGGTCACTGATATTGGCGGGTTCGGCGGGCTGTTCAAGCTTGACCTTACTCAGATGGAAGAGCCCGTGCTGGTGGCAGGTGCCGACGGCGTGGGAACCAAGCTTAAACTCGCTTTTGCCGTGGACAAGCACGATACCATCGGTATCGACCTTGTGGCTATGAGCGTAAACGACATTCTCGTGCAGGGCGCAAAACCCCTGTTTTTCCTCGACTACTTCGCAACAGGTAAACTTGAGTCCGGTGTGGCTGAAGAAGTTATCGCGGGTGTTGTGGAAGGCTGTAAGCAGTCCGGCTGTGCGCTGCTCGGCGGTGAGACCGCTGAAATGCCCGGCTTTTATGCTGACGGCGAGTATGACCTTTCCGGTTTCTGTGTAGGTATGGTGGATAACACCAAGATCGTAGACGGTTCCTCCATTACCATTGGGGATTCCATCATCGGTCTGGAATCTTCCGGTATCCATTCCAACGGTTATTCTCTGGTGCGTAAGATTTTTGATGAGTCCGGTCTTAAGGCAGATGATCTGCTGCCCGGAACTGATCGTAAAATTGGTGAAGCCCTGCTGACTCCCACCAGAATCTACGTTGATGCGGTTCACAACCTTTCCCGCGATATTGAGATCAAGGGTATGGTTCATGTGACCGGCGGCGGTTTTTACGACAACGTACCCCGCATCCTGCCCAAGCAGGTTACCGCTGAAATCAACTTTAATTCATGGGAAGTTTCTCCCGTGTTTAATTGGCTCAAAGAACAGGGCGATCTCAGCTGGCCTGAAATGCTGCAAATCTTCAACACCGGTATCGGATACATCCTCGTTGTAGCCAAAGACCGTGAAGAAGATGTGCTCAACAGACTGGCCGGAATGAAGCTCAACTCATGGAAGATCGGTGAAATTACTCGCCGTGACGGAGATTCCGAGCAGGTTAAAGTTAATTTCTAG
- a CDS encoding DUF1318 domain-containing protein codes for MLKKTAQVLTFLSLLSFVACVTVNIYFPAAKVERAAEDIVEDVYGTDTKQQNKDDQSALETFLAIMAPQAAHAQVSKSEINKSSNSAIRGLKNTIANDHKKLIPYYNSGNIGINNEGYVQIINKDGLNIKQTAALRRLVSQDNDTRDQLYTEVAASMNIAGSEIGKVKAIFAEKWQEGAPSGWFIQSQSGKWQRK; via the coding sequence ATGCTCAAAAAAACCGCGCAGGTTTTAACATTTCTCAGCCTTCTTTCCTTTGTCGCCTGTGTGACAGTGAACATATACTTCCCGGCAGCCAAGGTAGAACGGGCAGCTGAGGATATTGTGGAAGACGTATACGGAACTGATACCAAGCAACAGAACAAGGACGATCAATCCGCACTGGAAACCTTCCTCGCCATAATGGCCCCGCAGGCCGCGCATGCCCAAGTGAGCAAATCCGAGATAAACAAAAGCTCCAACTCCGCCATCCGGGGTTTGAAAAACACCATTGCCAATGACCACAAAAAACTGATCCCATACTACAATTCAGGCAACATCGGCATCAACAATGAAGGATACGTTCAGATCATTAACAAAGACGGACTGAATATCAAACAGACCGCCGCACTGCGTCGCCTTGTATCGCAAGACAACGACACCCGCGACCAGCTTTACACTGAAGTAGCAGCTTCCATGAATATTGCCGGCAGCGAGATCGGAAAAGTTAAGGCTATCTTTGCTGAAAAATGGCAGGAAGGCGCGCCCTCCGGCTGGTTTATTCAGAGCCAGAGCGGCAAGTGGCAAAGGAAATAA